ATAGACCGGTCCGATCTCCGTAATCTCCCCTTCTGCTACCCGGCAGAGAAATATAGTATCCCTGCGTCTCAGATCAACCTCCTCACGCAGTCTCCGCAGCTGCAAGGGATCACTGTACATTACAAGATGATGCTGCGGGGCATTCTCATCCTTGATTAACGGGGCTGCAGGATAAGCAAAAGGGACATCGGCTCCGGCATACCGGATTACCCGAATCTCGGAGCGCAGATACCCGCCTGTCAGCACAAGTGATAGAGCATACGGGTCCACGTCGGCGTCCACACCCGCGAACATCTCTTTGAAGCGCTCAAGCACCGCCAGATGAACAGGGTCCACCAGGATGCCATTCTCATACAGCCGCCCCGCCCCCTTGGAGTCGGCAGAGAGCTGACGGTCTTCAAGCACCCGCTTCAGCCGCACCGGATCACGGTGGGAGATCGTGTAGAGCGGGCTGGTCCGGCGGTAGCAATTCATGACCTGAAGAGTATCTTCTGCTGCCTGCAGTTCAAAAAAAGCATTCAACATGTTCTTCTCCTCCTTCGTTTATCCCAGCACTATGCCATACACACAGTGCTGATATTTATGCTCCCTTAACAGCAGAAGCTCCTCTACCTTGTCCGCAAAATACCCGCAGATCGGCAGCGTATTCTTGTCCATGGCGGTGCTGAGCAGCTGTACATTCTGGGCAATATGGCCGGCTTCGAGCAGGGCAAGCTTATAGGCCAGACGGCCGTATTTCTTGAAGCTGTATTTCAAATCCGCCATGAAGAACAACAGAATGGACGCCCCTTCCAGCGCCAGACTTCTCGCATCCGTCTTGTACAGGGTCATGGGGAAAAGACGCTCCAGTTCTTCCGGCGGCAGTGCGCTGCGGAAGCGGTACAGCTCTTTTTGCAGCGGCGCATAATAGTACACACCGTCCTCAAGCCCTTCCACTCCGCGGATATACATATACAGCTTGATAGAATACATCGCCCCGCCCGAAGGATAGGTCCGCATGGAGATCTGCTTGCCTGCATGATGGCTGCCCATATGCCGGTCCTCATCGCGCGGTCCGGCGGACCAGCTCAGCATGGCAGCCAGCTCGTCCAGTGACCAGGACGCCCCCATCTGGCCCAGCAGTGTAGATCTGCGCTTCAGCAGCAGCTTGTCGAGCCGCACCTCATATTTCTCCGGCAGGGACGGGCCGCGTTCCAGACTGACCTTGTCCAGGTATTCCTCCAGCGGGACTTCATTGCCGGGGAATTCGTAGTTATCCAGCGGCCGCTGGTTGAATCTCCAGGCCACAGAGCGCGGCTCCTCCCCGGCTATCTCCTCGAACAGCAGATCATAATCATAGAACTCGGATATTTGATTATGGGACGGTAACATTTGAACCCACCTCCTGATTAATTGTGAGACTCCAGAGCGTCCGGTATAGCGCATATTCATATTCCGGACTGATTCCGCAGCGGTTGTTCAGCATGTGCAGGTGCGAATACAGGATGGATCTTACCCGCTGTTCATTCTGTTCCGCTGCTGCAATGGCGGTATAGCCATCAAGCAGAGCGGTCCGCAGGTGTCCGTAATTCCCATCGCTAAGCAGTAGACTGTCCACCGATTCCCGCCAGTCCGGGTGCGCTGTACACCAGCGGACCAGCTTGGTTGTAAGCTCCATGTCACCGAGCTGATACAGCCGCTGCCAGCTCTCCGCACTCTTGCGGTAAAAGGAATGGACCTCCCCCAGACGGGGAATTCGTGTAAAGAGACTCTCCGTAAGCTCTTCCAGCACCCGCATTCCCGTAAGCAGGCGCCGGGTGAAGGCACTGCCTGCCGTCAGCTCCAGGATACCGGCGGCCAGCCTGCTGGACTCCATGAACAGGGATTCCGCCAGCGGCATCAGTGAAGCACCGCCGTATCGCTCAACTTCCGGCTCATACGGCTTACTGATGATTTCGCCTTCCTCATACCAGTCCAGGTTCTGCAGCTCCAGCGGCTCCCCGTCGAATTTATGACCCTGGAAGTATTCTTCCTTGCTCAGCTTGCGGATCGAGGGATAACGCTGTATATAGGCTCTCACCTTGTCAAACAGCTCTTCTTCGTCAAGCTCTCCATCCATCAGATACCGCACCCGGATATGCGGGCCGTCTTCCCAATACCTCAGGAAGAACCATTTCGAGATTCTTCCCAGGG
This genomic interval from Paenibacillus sp. FSL H8-0332 contains the following:
- a CDS encoding SagB family peptide dehydrogenase — encoded protein: MLPSHNQISEFYDYDLLFEEIAGEEPRSVAWRFNQRPLDNYEFPGNEVPLEEYLDKVSLERGPSLPEKYEVRLDKLLLKRRSTLLGQMGASWSLDELAAMLSWSAGPRDEDRHMGSHHAGKQISMRTYPSGGAMYSIKLYMYIRGVEGLEDGVYYYAPLQKELYRFRSALPPEELERLFPMTLYKTDARSLALEGASILLFFMADLKYSFKKYGRLAYKLALLEAGHIAQNVQLLSTAMDKNTLPICGYFADKVEELLLLREHKYQHCVYGIVLG
- a CDS encoding thiopeptide-type bacteriocin biosynthesis protein — protein: MKTWKSYRVYYQFQPGYDGLILLLAEQLERLAALGRISKWFFLRYWEDGPHIRVRYLMDGELDEEELFDKVRAYIQRYPSIRKLSKEEYFQGHKFDGEPLELQNLDWYEEGEIISKPYEPEVERYGGASLMPLAESLFMESSRLAAGILELTAGSAFTRRLLTGMRVLEELTESLFTRIPRLGEVHSFYRKSAESWQRLYQLGDMELTTKLVRWCTAHPDWRESVDSLLLSDGNYGHLRTALLDGYTAIAAAEQNEQRVRSILYSHLHMLNNRCGISPEYEYALYRTLWSLTINQEVGSNVTVP